TGTTCTCCAGCAGGTTTGCCACCAGGTTCATGTCCACATCCACGGGTGccagctcagcatcctcagctccagAACCAGGGCCAGCACTCTCAGATGTGGCTGCTTCAACACAACCCGCCTGCAGTGAGCACAAGGAGAAAGGTTTGTCAAATTGCATGAGCAGatttatgggggaaaaagggaagccatgagagaaaagaaacaacaatTCTGCAGCCAACAGTTTACATTCCAGAGTCTTGACAGACAGGAATTCAGCTACCAAATGCTCATGCCAGCTAAAAATCATCACTGTCCATTACCCAGATTCAGCTCCAAGAGAAGGACAGAAAGTGTTGCTGAGTCCAGGCTCAGCTTCCCATGGGAGCAAACTACTACAGGAACTCAAAAGTCAAGCTGCAGCTGCTTGCCCTACTACTGAAAACAGGGAAATTAAACTAAGTCTTGGAAAAGATGCGCAAATTCAAAGCTTAGGAAAGCTTTATCTTGAAAAAAACATATTATGATGCAACTACAGCACACTTTGCTTGCATGTGGGAAGGTTCTGAGCACCTTACTCAGAATGGCCACTTTCAGCACATTTCCTCTCTGGAAATTACTGCTACAAATCAGAGCTCAAGGCACACTCACCCCTCTCTTTTGGGAGGTGAAACTTTTCCCAGCCTTGGTCTGTGCCAGCTCTCGGTCCATCTCATTCATGTACCACTTGAGACTGCCCACGAGCTCCTCAGGAGTCaccttctgctcctgccttggATTTCCAGCATCCAGGTCTTCATCATCCCCATCTGAGAAATCAAACTCCTCCTCTTCATCCAGATCATCAGAATCCAGCTCCTCCGAGTCTGCTCCTGGGTATTATTTTGTGT
The window above is part of the Catharus ustulatus isolate bCatUst1 chromosome 8, bCatUst1.pri.v2, whole genome shotgun sequence genome. Proteins encoded here:
- the LOC116999275 gene encoding protein ecdysoneless homolog — encoded protein: MYPGADSEELDSDDLDEEEEFDFSDGDDEDLDAGNPRQEQKVTPEELVGSLKWYMNEMDRELAQTKAGKSFTSQKRGAGCVEAATSESAGPGSGAEDAELAPVDVDMNLVANLLENTDLTGSSS